A window of Pedobacter lusitanus contains these coding sequences:
- a CDS encoding DUF2251 domain-containing protein has translation MMDKTLLVIYEKQTFHVGQDTFIESTVENDNAVVFEDNCETGYFYAVDRSNNGLKVLDGLHIYNVANVTDRHKPSTVKILWNEKLSKAFLSINDYYHAVFDFQNHAGYCRNGFPETNNSWSDIKERKLTDSLLEELYRNNDR, from the coding sequence ATGATGGACAAGACATTACTAGTAATTTACGAAAAGCAGACATTTCATGTCGGTCAAGATACTTTTATTGAAAGTACTGTGGAAAATGATAATGCTGTTGTATTTGAAGATAATTGTGAAACAGGCTATTTTTATGCAGTTGATAGAAGTAATAACGGTTTGAAAGTTTTGGACGGACTTCATATTTACAATGTTGCCAATGTAACTGATAGGCATAAACCATCGACAGTTAAAATATTATGGAACGAAAAATTATCAAAAGCTTTTCTTTCCATAAATGACTATTACCATGCTGTGTTTGACTTTCAGAATCATGCGGGATATTGCAGAAATGGCTTCCCTGAAACAAACAACTCATGGTCAGATATAAAAGAGAGAAAACTAACCGATTCTTTACTTGAAGAACTATACAGAAATAATGATAGATGA